The Spirosoma foliorum genome has a window encoding:
- a CDS encoding sensor histidine kinase has protein sequence MSKQKIYWFCQFFGWTLLILVEYTAYLLQDGFDPDTLYLAIANIFLGITLTHLYRLMIRRWNWVRLPFFRLAPRVLLSVFVLALIMTMVNLPMDRLIVPQHLIDEPWPLIGYIMTWGKNMLTWVLTYTAYHYVEENRNAEIEKILLKTNIRETEAKVLRSQLNPHFVFNALNSIRALVYENPTKAQQGITQLSNLLRNSLLADRRKTVELREEIKTVEDYLALEKVRYEDRLTSYIDLDGRTLFWQVPPMMLQTLVENAIKHGVSTAIRGGFVDVRSSIVSRDDGPDKLHIIIRNTGVLGDKKASGGFGLANTAQRLELLYGSEAQFHIFQEDDDQDTGPVVCAEITIPAQSEGMFRREKQSLGVRSGE, from the coding sequence ATGTCAAAGCAGAAAATATATTGGTTTTGTCAGTTTTTTGGCTGGACACTCCTCATTCTGGTGGAGTACACGGCCTATTTGCTGCAAGACGGCTTTGATCCTGACACACTCTATTTAGCAATTGCCAATATTTTTCTGGGAATTACCCTGACCCATTTGTACCGACTGATGATCCGGCGGTGGAATTGGGTTCGGTTACCCTTTTTTCGGTTAGCCCCACGCGTGTTGCTGTCGGTTTTCGTGCTGGCGCTGATCATGACGATGGTGAATCTGCCGATGGATCGTCTCATTGTACCGCAGCACCTCATCGATGAACCCTGGCCTTTAATTGGCTATATAATGACCTGGGGCAAAAACATGCTGACCTGGGTGCTAACTTACACGGCTTATCATTACGTTGAGGAAAATCGGAATGCGGAGATTGAGAAAATTCTGCTCAAAACAAATATTCGCGAAACAGAGGCCAAAGTGTTGCGCTCCCAACTGAATCCTCATTTCGTGTTTAATGCCCTCAACAGTATTCGGGCGTTGGTGTACGAAAATCCCACTAAAGCCCAACAGGGTATTACACAACTATCTAATCTACTACGAAATTCGCTGCTGGCCGACCGACGGAAAACGGTTGAGTTACGGGAAGAAATCAAAACTGTAGAGGATTATCTGGCCCTCGAAAAAGTCCGTTACGAAGACCGACTTACGTCGTATATCGATCTGGATGGCCGCACCCTTTTCTGGCAGGTGCCGCCTATGATGTTGCAGACCCTTGTTGAGAATGCCATCAAGCATGGCGTATCGACGGCTATTCGTGGGGGCTTTGTGGATGTACGCTCCAGTATTGTATCTCGTGATGACGGACCGGATAAGTTGCATATCATTATCCGTAACACGGGGGTACTGGGCGATAAAAAAGCGTCGGGTGGGTTTGGCCTGGCGAACACGGCCCAACGACTCGAATTACTGTACGGCTCAGAAGCTCAATTTCATATTTTTCAGGAAGATGATGATCAGGACACCGGTCCCGTTGTTTGTGCTGAAATTACCATTCCTGCCCAGTCGGAGGGCATGTTCCGACGCGAAAAACAGTCGTTAGGAGTTAGGAGCGGGGAGTGA